Proteins encoded in a region of the Dorea longicatena genome:
- a CDS encoding ABC transporter substrate-binding protein yields the protein MKKRITALLLLLTLSVTSLFACTSADKSESASDKTAKTSKSTSTKKQELTPVTLNEVAHSIFYAPMYVAIEKGYFANEGIDLSLVTGFGADKTMTAVLSGTADIGFMGSEASIYTYNEGANDYVVNFAQLTQRAGNFLVAREDIKDFKWEDLKGKKVIGGRKGGMPEMVFEYILNQNHIDPATDLTIDQNIDFGSTAAAFAEDKSDYDFTVEFEPGATNLEKQGKGYVVASLGTDSGYVPYTAFSAKKSYINKHPEVVQGFTNALQKGMDYVASHTPEDIAQAIAPQFKETTLDTITTIISRYYEQDTWKKDLIFRQESFDLLQDILEEAGELKERAPYKDLVTTTYAEKAAKASNDTQKTN from the coding sequence ATGAAAAAGCGTATCACTGCACTTCTTTTACTCCTTACACTATCTGTCACTTCACTTTTTGCATGTACATCTGCTGACAAATCGGAATCCGCATCAGACAAAACAGCAAAAACTTCAAAATCCACAAGTACTAAAAAACAGGAACTGACTCCTGTTACATTAAATGAAGTAGCACACTCCATCTTCTATGCTCCGATGTATGTGGCAATCGAAAAGGGATATTTTGCCAACGAAGGAATCGACCTTTCTCTTGTGACTGGTTTCGGAGCCGACAAAACTATGACGGCCGTCCTCTCCGGAACTGCCGACATCGGCTTTATGGGTTCGGAAGCTTCTATCTACACATATAACGAGGGGGCGAATGATTATGTTGTAAACTTTGCCCAGCTCACCCAGCGCGCCGGGAACTTCCTGGTTGCCAGGGAAGATATTAAGGATTTCAAATGGGAAGATCTGAAAGGCAAGAAGGTCATCGGCGGTAGAAAAGGCGGCATGCCTGAAATGGTATTTGAGTATATCTTAAACCAGAACCATATCGATCCGGCTACAGATCTCACCATCGACCAGAATATTGATTTCGGTTCTACTGCGGCGGCCTTCGCAGAAGACAAATCCGATTACGACTTCACCGTAGAATTCGAACCTGGTGCAACCAATCTTGAAAAACAGGGTAAGGGATACGTTGTCGCCTCTCTTGGAACGGACAGCGGCTATGTTCCGTACACTGCTTTCTCTGCAAAGAAGAGTTACATCAACAAACATCCGGAAGTCGTCCAGGGATTCACCAATGCACTGCAAAAAGGTATGGACTACGTGGCATCCCACACACCGGAAGACATTGCCCAGGCAATCGCTCCTCAGTTCAAAGAGACCACACTGGATACGATCACAACCATCATTTCCCGCTATTATGAGCAGGATACATGGAAAAAAGATCTGATCTTCCGGCAGGAAAGCTTTGATCTTCTTCAGGATATCTTAGAAGAAGCAGGCGAGCTTAAGGAACGCGCACCTTACAAGGATCTCGTAACTACTACTTATGCAGAAAAGGCAGCAAAAGCAAGCAACGATACCCAGAAAACCAATTAA
- a CDS encoding sodium-dependent transporter has product MKQKNSFSGQIGFVFAAAGSAVGVGNLWRFPYLAAKDGGGLFLIIYLVLVLTVGFVLLTTDIAIGRKTGKSAIYAYESMRKKWKFLGVITFLVPVLIMTYYAVIGGWILRYIVIYLTSSGKQAVADNCFTSFISSPSSVWYGLIFMFLTALIVYNGVEKGIERVSKFIMPVLLIMVIGIAIFSLTLKTTLDDGTVRTGLQGLKVYMKPDLTGITIGRFLQITLDAMSQLFFSLSVSMGIMITYGSYVKKDVDLNKAVSQIEIMDTGVAFLAGVMIIPAVFVFSGLDGMSAGPGLMFVSLPKVFYCMGVVGRIIGILFFVLAGFAALTSCISVLESITANCMELFHTERKKTTRVLSVIYLIATAVIALGYSVFYVEVALPNGSTGQLLDIMDYISNSFMMPFISLLSAILIGWIMKPSWIAEEMELNGKKFKRKKLYNVMMRYIMPVIMMILFLQSTGVLNLIMK; this is encoded by the coding sequence ATGAAACAAAAAAATAGCTTTAGCGGGCAGATTGGCTTCGTATTTGCAGCAGCCGGAAGCGCAGTCGGCGTGGGAAACCTCTGGCGTTTTCCATATCTGGCAGCAAAAGACGGGGGAGGACTTTTCCTGATTATCTATCTTGTGCTGGTATTGACGGTTGGTTTTGTGTTACTGACTACAGATATAGCAATTGGCCGCAAGACGGGAAAAAGCGCAATCTATGCCTATGAATCAATGAGAAAAAAATGGAAATTTCTTGGAGTGATCACATTCCTGGTTCCGGTATTGATCATGACTTATTACGCGGTGATTGGTGGATGGATCTTAAGATATATCGTGATCTATCTTACAAGTTCAGGAAAGCAGGCAGTAGCAGATAACTGCTTTACTTCATTTATCTCTTCTCCGTCTTCCGTATGGTATGGACTGATCTTTATGTTCCTGACTGCACTGATCGTATATAACGGAGTAGAAAAGGGAATTGAACGAGTTTCCAAATTTATCATGCCGGTTCTGTTGATCATGGTAATTGGAATCGCAATTTTCTCACTTACATTAAAGACTACGTTGGATGACGGAACGGTCCGTACAGGATTACAGGGACTGAAGGTGTATATGAAACCGGATCTGACAGGAATCACGATTGGACGTTTCCTTCAGATCACACTGGATGCAATGAGTCAGTTGTTCTTTTCACTGAGTGTATCTATGGGAATTATGATTACATATGGATCTTATGTAAAGAAAGATGTAGATCTGAACAAAGCGGTATCGCAGATTGAAATTATGGATACAGGAGTTGCATTCCTTGCCGGTGTTATGATCATTCCGGCAGTATTCGTATTCTCCGGACTGGATGGTATGTCAGCAGGCCCGGGACTGATGTTTGTCTCATTGCCGAAAGTATTCTACTGTATGGGAGTGGTAGGAAGAATCATCGGAATTCTGTTCTTCGTGCTGGCAGGATTTGCGGCGTTAACATCTTGCATCTCGGTACTGGAATCCATTACCGCAAACTGTATGGAATTATTCCACACAGAGCGTAAGAAGACGACCAGAGTGTTATCGGTGATCTACCTGATCGCAACAGCAGTGATCGCACTTGGATACAGCGTCTTCTATGTAGAAGTTGCACTTCCAAACGGAAGTACGGGACAGCTTCTGGATATCATGGACTATATCAGTAACAGCTTTATGATGCCGTTTATCTCACTGTTATCAGCAATCTTGATCGGCTGGATCATGAAACCGTCATGGATTGCGGAGGAAATGGAACTGAATGGCAAAAAATTCAAGCGTAAAAAGTTATATAATGTGATGATGCGTTATATTATGCCAGTCATTATGATGATTTTATTCCTGCAGTCAACAGGTGTGTTGAATTTGATTATGAAATAA
- a CDS encoding TetR/AcrR family transcriptional regulator, translated as MLYNIVTKQEVQVSKQVKGVSEKIEACAKKEFLEKGYVDASLRTIAEEADTTTGSIYSRYGGKEGLFSAIVEPVAREFTEKFVSVQERFDATDPDKQAKQGEVTALIGPSFWMKQRRLWM; from the coding sequence ATGTTATATAACATTGTTACGAAACAGGAGGTACAAGTGTCTAAACAGGTAAAAGGTGTTTCTGAAAAGATAGAAGCATGTGCAAAAAAAGAATTTCTGGAGAAAGGATATGTGGATGCATCGCTCAGAACGATCGCAGAGGAAGCGGATACAACGACAGGTTCGATTTATTCGCGTTACGGTGGAAAAGAAGGATTATTTTCCGCTATCGTAGAACCGGTAGCGAGAGAATTTACAGAGAAGTTTGTAAGTGTGCAGGAGAGATTCGATGCGACAGACCCGGATAAGCAGGCAAAACAGGGCGAAGTTACCGCACTGATCGGTCCATCCTTCTGGATGAAGCAACGGCGTCTCTGGATGTAG
- a CDS encoding DUF6320 domain-containing protein — protein MFEQKRAYWRSLDNAAKLFSAASSPKDTRVFRFYCELKEEVKEEILQEALNQTIQKYPVFLSVMRKGLFWHYLEKSELRPVVREEYKEPCSSLYVRDKKTLLFEVTYYKKRINFEVFHALTDGTGATEFLRELVKNYLYLIHEEDLEPVELSNQYLTVKDQEDDSFSRYYDPDFPRKKKKKIRAVQIKKGGKGYEELQINEASMSVKELLGIAREKKVSMSVLLTAAFICAIHEEMSRMQEKKPVILMVPVNLRKIFPSDSMLNFFGYIEPGYQFGGGKDSFEDVLEAVKLYFQENLSKEHMAGRMNELIAIEKHKILKWAPLELKNRCIRAGAKMAEQEVTAVLSNMSVVKMPEDYAQYIEKFGVYTSTNRTELCICSFQDTLSLGFTSRYDSTNIQRNFYRILKELGASVKVAEPDFPEDARPNYEGKKVLQIFTFCCIAAIVISMMTDIIISPGVHWSVFVAAGCATMWLTMAVGYVKRFNLLKNAAWQLLIMSGICVLWDLGTGWRGWSVNIGIPDICLLIQVVMLIISGIRSLSPREYMIYYVMAAVYSMILPLILLVTGVIHYKTPSVICIGCSFLLLIGLILFKRKEFKEEMHKKFHVG, from the coding sequence GTGTTTGAGCAAAAACGTGCTTACTGGAGAAGTCTGGATAATGCGGCAAAGTTATTTTCCGCAGCCAGCAGCCCGAAAGATACCAGAGTGTTCCGGTTCTATTGTGAGCTGAAAGAAGAAGTAAAAGAAGAGATATTACAGGAAGCTCTGAATCAGACGATACAAAAGTATCCCGTATTTTTGTCGGTTATGAGAAAGGGGCTTTTCTGGCATTATCTGGAGAAAAGTGAATTAAGACCGGTGGTAAGGGAAGAATATAAAGAACCTTGCAGCAGCCTGTATGTACGGGATAAAAAGACACTTTTATTTGAAGTGACATATTATAAAAAACGGATCAATTTTGAAGTATTCCATGCGCTGACAGATGGAACCGGTGCAACAGAATTCCTAAGAGAACTGGTGAAGAATTATCTGTATCTGATCCACGAAGAAGATCTGGAGCCGGTGGAGCTGTCAAACCAGTATCTGACGGTAAAAGATCAGGAAGATGACAGTTTCAGCCGATATTATGATCCGGATTTTCCAAGAAAGAAAAAGAAAAAGATCAGGGCGGTTCAGATCAAAAAGGGTGGAAAAGGATATGAAGAGCTACAGATCAATGAAGCTTCCATGTCGGTAAAAGAACTGCTGGGGATTGCCAGAGAAAAGAAAGTTTCCATGTCGGTGCTCCTGACGGCTGCATTTATCTGTGCAATCCATGAAGAAATGAGCCGGATGCAGGAGAAGAAGCCGGTTATCCTGATGGTTCCGGTGAATTTAAGAAAGATTTTTCCATCGGATTCGATGCTGAATTTCTTCGGTTATATAGAGCCGGGGTATCAGTTCGGAGGGGGAAAAGATTCTTTTGAAGATGTACTGGAGGCAGTAAAGTTATATTTTCAGGAGAATCTGTCCAAAGAGCATATGGCAGGACGGATGAATGAACTGATTGCAATAGAAAAGCATAAGATCTTAAAATGGGCACCGCTGGAACTGAAAAACCGCTGTATCCGTGCGGGTGCCAAGATGGCGGAGCAGGAAGTAACCGCCGTGCTTTCGAACATGAGTGTGGTAAAGATGCCGGAAGATTATGCGCAATATATTGAAAAGTTTGGCGTGTATACAAGTACGAACCGAACAGAATTATGTATCTGTTCTTTTCAAGATACGTTATCACTTGGCTTTACATCGAGATACGACAGCACGAATATCCAGCGGAATTTCTACCGGATATTGAAAGAACTGGGGGCTTCGGTCAAAGTGGCAGAACCGGATTTCCCGGAGGATGCAAGACCAAATTATGAAGGAAAGAAAGTATTACAGATCTTTACATTTTGCTGTATTGCAGCGATCGTGATCAGTATGATGACGGATATCATTATATCGCCCGGCGTGCACTGGTCGGTGTTCGTGGCAGCTGGGTGTGCGACGATGTGGCTTACAATGGCAGTCGGTTATGTGAAACGGTTCAATCTGCTGAAGAATGCGGCATGGCAGCTTCTGATCATGTCAGGGATCTGTGTATTGTGGGATCTCGGAACCGGATGGAGAGGCTGGTCTGTGAATATCGGAATTCCGGATATCTGCCTGCTGATCCAGGTTGTAATGTTGATCATATCAGGAATACGTTCCCTGTCACCGAGAGAATATATGATCTATTATGTGATGGCCGCTGTCTATTCGATGATTCTTCCATTGATTCTTTTAGTGACAGGAGTAATCCATTACAAGACTCCATCGGTTATCTGTATCGGGTGCAGTTTTCTGCTGTTGATCGGATTAATTTTATTCAAACGAAAAGAATTTAAAGAAGAAATGCATAAAAAATTCCACGTTGGCTGA
- a CDS encoding CarD family transcriptional regulator, with protein sequence MFKIGDYVAHYKEGVCEVVNIGKIDMGSSDKEYYTLKPVYDAGGTVYTPVDNKRDQIRKLITKEEAENLIKEMPKIDIIGVTNEKQREGMYKNALLHNQCREWISLIKTSYGRNKKRLLAGKKTINVDERYMSSAEKFLYGELAVVMEIPRDKVSGYVKEHLDAELA encoded by the coding sequence ATGTTCAAAATAGGAGATTATGTGGCGCATTATAAGGAGGGCGTCTGCGAAGTAGTAAATATTGGCAAGATTGACATGGGCAGTTCGGACAAAGAGTATTATACGTTAAAACCGGTATATGATGCAGGTGGAACGGTATACACACCAGTCGATAATAAGCGGGATCAGATCAGAAAACTGATCACAAAAGAAGAGGCGGAGAATCTGATCAAAGAGATGCCAAAGATCGATATCATTGGTGTGACAAATGAAAAACAGCGGGAAGGAATGTACAAGAACGCATTGTTACACAATCAGTGCCGGGAGTGGATCTCACTGATCAAGACTTCATATGGAAGAAATAAGAAGAGATTACTGGCGGGAAAAAAGACGATCAACGTTGATGAGAGATATATGTCCAGTGCCGAGAAGTTCCTGTATGGAGAACTGGCAGTGGTGATGGAGATTCCGAGAGATAAAGTCAGCGGTTATGTGAAAGAGCACCTGGATGCGGAGCTGGCATAG